Proteins from a genomic interval of Tenacibaculum sp. SZ-18:
- a CDS encoding Panacea domain-containing protein, with product MGTASSVANEFLKLSKEQGSNVTNMKLVKLMYIAQGLSLSLLERPIFEDDKIEAWKYGPVVPSIYHEFKHFKSEPITSKSVTLDSNWVHSSEPELTSEDDKKIVQLTWNLYKDSSAEDLVVSTHRPGTPWSFSYAHGKNNTIDNRLIKKYYDKFITSLKKYLKSA from the coding sequence ATGGGTACAGCAAGCTCAGTAGCTAACGAATTTTTAAAATTATCTAAAGAACAAGGCAGTAATGTTACTAATATGAAGTTAGTAAAGTTAATGTACATTGCTCAAGGATTGTCGTTATCTTTATTAGAGCGTCCTATATTTGAAGATGATAAAATTGAAGCTTGGAAATACGGACCTGTTGTTCCAAGTATTTACCACGAATTTAAACATTTTAAGTCAGAACCAATTACATCGAAATCGGTTACTCTTGATAGTAATTGGGTACATTCGTCAGAACCAGAATTAACTTCTGAAGATGATAAGAAGATTGTACAGTTGACTTGGAATTTGTATAAGGATAGTTCTGCAGAAGACTTGGTAGTTTCTACGCACAGACCAGGAACACCATGGAGTTTTTCATATGCCCATGGAAAAAACAACACAATTGATAATAGGCTTATAAAAAAATACTACGATAAGTTTATAACTAGCTTAAAAAAATACTTAAAAAGTGCTTAA
- a CDS encoding ribonucleoside-diphosphate reductase subunit alpha, whose amino-acid sequence MYVVKRDGRKEPVMFDKITERVKKMCYGLNGIVDPVKVAMRVIEGLYDGVTTSELDNLAAEVSATMTTAHPDYAKLAARIAVSNLHKNTKKSFTETMTDLYEYVNPRTVKKAPLLADDVYQIIMKNAEKLDSTIIYSRDFNYDYFGFKTLERSYLLKLNGQIAERPQQMLMRVSIGIHKEDIDEAIATYELMSKKYFTHATPTLFNSGTPKPQMSSCFLLQMQDDSIDGIYNTLKQTAKISQSAGGIGLSIHNIRATGSYIAGTNGTSNGIVPMLRVFNDTARYVDQGGGKRKGSFAMYLEPWHADIFDFLDLKKNHGKEEMRARDLFYAMWISDLFMKRVQEDGNWTLMCPHECPHLYDTYGEEFERLYTSYEQAGKGRKTIKARDLWEKILESQIETGTPYMLYKDAANRKSNQKNLGTIRSSNLCTEIMEYTAEDEVAVCNLASIAIPMFVAEDENGNKFFDHQKLFDVTKKVIRNLDTVIDRNYYPVVEAENSNMRHRPVGLGIQGLADAFIMLRLPFTSEEAKKLNQEIFETLYFASVTSSMEVAKAKGAYSTYEGSPMSQGEFQHNMWGINDDELSGRWDWNALRTEVKKHGVRNSLLVAPMPTASTSQILGNNEAFEPYTSNIYTRRVLSGEFIVVNKHLLEDLVELGLWNNDMKEDIMRANGSIQHIDIIPQNLKELYKTVWEMSMKDIIDMARHRGYFIDQSQSLNLFMKDPDFGKLTSMHFYAWKSGLKTGMYYLRTKSAVNAIQFTLSKDNDKKQEEDKPMSPEEFKAMVDASKNAGPDDCLMCGS is encoded by the coding sequence ATGTATGTAGTAAAAAGAGACGGGAGAAAAGAACCTGTGATGTTTGACAAGATCACAGAAAGAGTAAAAAAGATGTGTTACGGATTAAACGGCATCGTTGATCCAGTTAAGGTTGCAATGCGAGTTATCGAAGGATTGTATGACGGAGTTACAACTTCAGAGTTGGATAATTTAGCCGCTGAGGTTTCAGCAACAATGACCACTGCACATCCTGATTACGCTAAATTAGCAGCAAGAATAGCCGTTTCAAACTTACATAAAAACACTAAGAAGTCGTTCACAGAAACAATGACTGATTTGTATGAGTACGTGAATCCACGCACAGTAAAAAAAGCTCCTTTGCTTGCTGATGATGTATATCAAATCATTATGAAGAATGCCGAAAAGTTAGATTCAACTATTATATATAGTAGAGATTTTAATTATGATTATTTTGGTTTTAAAACTTTAGAGCGTTCTTACTTATTAAAGTTAAACGGACAAATTGCTGAAAGGCCTCAGCAAATGTTAATGCGTGTTTCTATAGGTATTCACAAAGAAGATATTGACGAAGCAATTGCTACATATGAGTTAATGAGTAAAAAGTATTTTACTCATGCTACGCCAACATTATTTAATTCTGGGACACCAAAACCACAAATGTCGTCTTGTTTCTTATTGCAAATGCAAGATGACAGTATTGATGGTATTTACAATACATTAAAGCAAACAGCAAAAATTTCTCAATCTGCTGGAGGAATAGGATTGTCTATTCATAATATCCGTGCAACAGGAAGTTATATTGCAGGAACCAACGGAACATCAAATGGAATTGTTCCTATGTTACGTGTATTTAATGATACCGCTCGTTATGTAGATCAAGGAGGAGGAAAGCGTAAAGGGTCTTTCGCAATGTACTTAGAGCCTTGGCATGCTGATATCTTTGATTTCCTAGATTTAAAGAAAAACCATGGTAAAGAAGAAATGCGTGCACGTGATTTATTCTATGCAATGTGGATTTCTGATTTATTTATGAAACGTGTTCAAGAAGATGGAAATTGGACGTTAATGTGTCCGCACGAATGTCCTCATTTATATGATACGTACGGAGAAGAGTTTGAGCGTTTATATACAAGCTATGAGCAAGCGGGTAAAGGGAGAAAAACAATTAAAGCCCGTGATTTATGGGAGAAAATCTTAGAATCTCAAATTGAAACAGGTACACCGTACATGTTATATAAAGATGCTGCAAACCGTAAGTCTAATCAAAAGAATTTAGGAACAATTCGTTCTTCAAATTTATGTACAGAGATTATGGAATATACAGCGGAAGACGAGGTTGCTGTATGTAACCTAGCTTCTATTGCTATTCCAATGTTTGTTGCAGAAGATGAAAACGGAAACAAATTCTTTGATCACCAAAAGTTATTTGATGTAACTAAAAAGGTAATCAGAAACTTAGATACGGTTATTGATAGAAACTACTATCCAGTTGTTGAAGCTGAAAACTCTAACATGCGTCACCGTCCAGTTGGATTAGGTATTCAGGGATTAGCTGATGCGTTTATAATGTTACGCTTACCGTTTACAAGTGAAGAAGCGAAGAAATTAAACCAAGAGATTTTTGAAACATTATACTTTGCATCTGTGACTTCTTCTATGGAAGTAGCCAAAGCGAAAGGAGCGTATTCAACTTACGAAGGATCACCAATGTCTCAAGGAGAATTCCAACACAATATGTGGGGAATTAATGACGATGAATTAAGTGGACGTTGGGATTGGAATGCGTTACGTACGGAAGTGAAAAAGCATGGAGTTAGAAACTCGTTATTAGTTGCACCAATGCCAACAGCTTCTACATCTCAAATTTTAGGGAATAACGAAGCTTTCGAACCATATACTTCTAATATTTATACTCGTAGAGTATTATCTGGTGAGTTTATTGTTGTGAACAAACACCTATTAGAAGATTTAGTGGAATTAGGATTATGGAATAACGATATGAAAGAAGATATCATGCGTGCAAACGGATCTATCCAACATATTGATATCATTCCACAAAATTTAAAAGAGTTGTATAAAACAGTTTGGGAAATGAGTATGAAAGATATTATAGATATGGCTCGCCATAGAGGTTATTTTATCGATCAATCTCAGTCTTTAAACTTATTCATGAAAGATCCTGATTTTGGAAAACTAACTTCTATGCACTTCTACGCATGGAAGAGTGGATTGAAAACAGGAATGTACTATTTACGTACTAAGTCTGCCGTGAATGCAATTCAGTTTACATTATCTAAAGATAACGACAAAAAACAGGAAGAAGATAAGCCGATGAGCCCAGAAGAATTCAAGGCAATGGTAGATGCTTCTAAAAATGCAGGACCAGATGATTGTTTAATGTGTGGTTCTTAA
- a CDS encoding deoxyguanosinetriphosphate triphosphohydrolase yields the protein MNWEQLLSLKRFGDTQKRTRATQDETRLGFEVDFDRIIFSSAFRSLQDKTQVIPLSKTDFVHTRLTHSLEVSVVGRTLGRRAGKVILDRHPELKNLGYTFNDFGAIVAAACLMHDIGNPPFGHSGEKAIGEYFKTGKGLKYKEELSEKEYQDLVDFEGNANGLKIVTESKEGTPGGLRLSYATLGAFIKYPKESLPKKPTSHISDKKYGFFQSEKNIFIDVVEELGMVKKASQGIAYYRHPLAYLVEAADDICYTIIDFEDGINLGLIDEEYALEYMIKLVKDTIDIKKYHSLKHKKDRVSYLRALAIGVLINEAVDMFLSNEEEILKGTFSNSLLDKCKYEAQMNDIIKISIEKIYRSNDVVEKEVAGYKIIADLLDVFVTALNNKYKGEQSNFDRLVLNLLPEEYRTLKDDLYERILQTCSYVASLSDGYAIRLHKKISGNVI from the coding sequence ATGAACTGGGAACAATTACTTTCTTTAAAAAGATTCGGAGATACACAAAAGAGAACAAGAGCAACTCAAGATGAAACTCGATTAGGATTTGAAGTAGATTTTGACAGAATTATATTTTCATCTGCTTTTAGAAGCCTGCAAGATAAAACTCAAGTAATTCCATTATCAAAAACAGATTTTGTTCATACTAGATTAACCCACAGTCTAGAGGTTTCTGTAGTAGGAAGAACTTTAGGTAGAAGAGCAGGGAAAGTAATTTTAGATCGTCATCCAGAATTAAAGAATTTAGGATATACCTTTAATGATTTTGGAGCAATTGTAGCAGCTGCTTGTTTAATGCACGATATTGGAAACCCTCCTTTTGGTCATTCTGGAGAGAAAGCAATAGGAGAGTATTTTAAAACAGGAAAAGGATTAAAATATAAAGAAGAGCTATCAGAAAAAGAATATCAGGATTTAGTCGATTTTGAAGGAAACGCAAACGGATTAAAGATAGTTACGGAAAGTAAAGAAGGAACTCCAGGAGGATTACGTTTATCGTATGCAACATTAGGTGCTTTCATTAAATACCCTAAAGAGAGTTTACCTAAGAAGCCTACTTCTCATATTTCAGATAAGAAGTACGGGTTTTTCCAATCTGAAAAAAATATTTTTATTGATGTTGTAGAAGAGTTAGGAATGGTAAAAAAAGCCTCTCAAGGAATTGCTTATTATCGACATCCATTAGCTTATTTAGTGGAAGCAGCAGATGACATTTGTTATACTATTATTGATTTTGAAGATGGAATTAATCTTGGCTTAATCGATGAAGAATATGCTTTGGAGTATATGATTAAATTAGTGAAGGATACCATCGACATTAAAAAGTATCATTCACTAAAACATAAGAAAGATAGAGTAAGTTATTTAAGAGCGTTGGCTATCGGAGTTTTAATTAATGAAGCTGTGGATATGTTTTTAAGTAATGAGGAAGAGATTTTAAAGGGAACTTTCAGTAACTCATTATTAGATAAATGTAAGTATGAGGCGCAAATGAATGATATCATTAAAATAAGTATCGAAAAGATATATAGAAGTAATGATGTTGTAGAAAAGGAAGTAGCGGGTTATAAGATAATAGCTGATTTGTTAGATGTGTTTGTTACTGCATTGAATAACAAATACAAAGGAGAACAGTCTAATTTTGATCGTTTAGTTCTAAACTTACTTCCAGAAGAGTATAGAACGTTAAAAGATGACCTTTACGAACGAATTTTGCAGACATGTAGTTATGTTGCAAGTTTGTCTGATGGATATGCTATTAGATTACACAAAAAAATATCAGGAAATGTTATTTAG
- a CDS encoding DUF3109 family protein, translating into MFQLGKTIVSEDIIEKDFVCNLSACKGICCVEGEAGAPLDKEETKILEEIYPKVRPFLRKEGIESIEQNGTWITSDFGELETPLVNQEECAYVIFDDKGTALCAIEEAYNKGIVDWKKPVSCHLYPVRVKDYSEFSAVNYHKWDICDDACTLGAELQAPVYKFVKEALIRKFGKNWYMELEKLAAEKTK; encoded by the coding sequence ATGTTTCAATTAGGAAAGACCATTGTTTCGGAGGATATTATAGAAAAGGATTTTGTATGTAATTTATCTGCATGCAAAGGAATCTGTTGTGTAGAAGGGGAAGCAGGAGCTCCTTTAGATAAAGAGGAGACAAAAATTTTAGAGGAAATTTATCCGAAAGTAAGACCATTTTTACGTAAAGAAGGAATAGAATCTATAGAACAAAACGGCACTTGGATTACAAGTGATTTTGGTGAATTAGAAACACCTTTAGTAAACCAAGAAGAATGTGCTTATGTAATTTTCGATGATAAAGGAACAGCTCTTTGTGCTATTGAGGAGGCTTACAATAAAGGTATTGTAGATTGGAAAAAACCTGTTTCTTGTCATTTATACCCGGTTAGAGTAAAGGATTATTCTGAATTTTCCGCCGTAAATTACCACAAATGGGATATTTGCGATGATGCTTGTACTTTAGGGGCAGAATTACAAGCTCCTGTTTACAAATTTGTAAAAGAAGCGCTTATCCGAAAGTTTGGTAAAAACTGGTATATGGAACTTGAAAAATTAGCCGCAGAAAAGACTAAATAA
- a CDS encoding MarC family protein produces the protein MNLSLNEIFTAFMVLFAVIDIVGNIPIIIDLRNKVGHIQSEKASVIAGFIMILFLFVGQRLLNLIGIDVNSFAVAGSFILFFIALEMILGITLYKEEEDQALNATVFPLAFPLIAGPGSLTTLLSLRAEFDLMNIIIAVLLNVLVIYIVLKTSSRIEKLIGKNGIAIIRKIFGVILLAIAVKLFAANIKMLLA, from the coding sequence ATGAATCTTAGTCTTAATGAAATATTTACAGCTTTTATGGTATTATTTGCTGTAATTGATATTGTGGGAAATATTCCAATTATTATCGATTTAAGAAATAAAGTTGGCCATATTCAGTCGGAAAAAGCTTCGGTAATAGCTGGTTTCATTATGATTTTATTTCTCTTTGTTGGTCAGCGTTTATTAAATTTAATTGGAATTGATGTAAATTCATTTGCTGTTGCAGGTTCTTTTATTTTGTTCTTTATTGCCTTAGAAATGATTCTTGGAATTACGCTATATAAAGAGGAAGAAGATCAGGCGTTAAATGCAACTGTCTTTCCATTGGCTTTTCCATTAATTGCAGGTCCAGGTAGTTTAACCACTTTACTTTCATTACGTGCAGAATTCGACTTAATGAATATTATTATCGCGGTACTGTTAAATGTTTTGGTTATCTATATTGTTTTAAAAACATCTTCTCGTATTGAAAAGTTAATCGGTAAAAATGGTATTGCGATTATTCGAAAAATATTTGGTGTAATCCTACTAGCAATTGCAGTGAAACTTTTTGCAGCAAACATTAAAATGTTACTTGCTTAA
- a CDS encoding FAD-dependent oxidoreductase, with the protein MSFDTLIIGGGVAGIQCALVLASAKDKAYAQGKKVGIIMHQRASHLQNALFNNVLGLPPGTLGKDILSDGKKQLAKMYPHVDQMENEKVTAVIDDDAGYKVITNKNEYITKNVVVALNYAKPFNIVGLEQYIERHSRANAMKDRIQLRNFNHLIKEGLYCCGTIAGWRSQFAIAAGSGASVATDILTVWNDHIPTKIHDKNKS; encoded by the coding sequence ATGAGTTTTGATACATTAATTATTGGTGGAGGAGTGGCAGGAATACAATGTGCGTTAGTTTTAGCTTCGGCAAAGGATAAAGCTTATGCTCAAGGGAAAAAAGTTGGAATTATAATGCATCAAAGAGCTTCTCATTTGCAAAATGCCCTTTTTAATAATGTATTAGGATTGCCACCAGGAACTTTAGGGAAAGATATTTTGTCTGATGGTAAAAAGCAATTAGCAAAAATGTATCCTCACGTAGATCAAATGGAAAATGAAAAGGTTACAGCTGTCATTGATGACGATGCTGGTTATAAAGTTATAACAAATAAAAATGAATACATAACCAAGAATGTTGTTGTTGCTTTAAATTATGCTAAACCTTTTAATATAGTTGGTTTAGAACAATATATTGAGAGACATTCTAGAGCAAATGCAATGAAAGATAGGATACAGCTTCGCAATTTTAATCATTTAATTAAAGAAGGATTGTATTGTTGCGGAACCATCGCAGGTTGGAGAAGTCAATTTGCAATTGCTGCGGGAAGTGGTGCCAGTGTTGCAACTGATATTCTAACAGTTTGGAATGATCATATACCTACAAAAATTCATGATAAAAATAAAAGCTGA
- a CDS encoding sensor histidine kinase translates to MKCLSDYLWQTLVPLFFFSFVWILFKYLDREKEIEMALQERTELELKFLKSQINPHVLFNNLNTIYSYAIEKPDQTPDLILKLSDNLKHVLYESNSDFIPLEKELQYLDNYIDFQKIRTQGIKEIVYTKSISSVQYQIAPLLLITIIENAFKHSTPNSIIRIHIEIKDKTLLCTCENSFLDSAIFKQEAIGLKNLQKRLNLLYQNQHEFKVNEDDTFKVSLKLNLI, encoded by the coding sequence ATGAAGTGTTTAAGCGATTATTTATGGCAAACCCTTGTGCCACTATTCTTCTTTTCATTTGTTTGGATTCTGTTCAAGTATTTGGATAGAGAAAAGGAAATTGAAATGGCATTGCAAGAACGAACAGAACTCGAATTAAAGTTTCTTAAATCACAGATAAATCCCCATGTATTATTCAATAATTTGAATACTATCTATTCTTATGCCATTGAAAAACCAGATCAAACACCTGATTTAATTCTGAAATTATCTGATAATTTAAAGCATGTGCTATATGAAAGTAACTCAGACTTTATTCCTTTAGAAAAAGAACTACAGTATCTTGATAATTATATCGACTTTCAGAAAATACGCACACAAGGAATTAAAGAGATCGTATATACAAAAAGTATTAGTTCTGTTCAGTATCAGATTGCACCATTATTATTAATAACTATAATTGAAAACGCATTCAAACACAGTACTCCAAATAGTATCATTCGTATTCATATTGAAATAAAAGATAAAACATTACTATGCACTTGTGAAAATAGTTTCTTGGATTCAGCTATTTTTAAACAAGAGGCTATTGGTTTAAAAAACTTGCAGAAGCGGTTGAATTTACTATATCAAAACCAGCATGAATTTAAGGTAAATGAAGATGATACTTTTAAGGTAAGTTTAAAGCTAAATTTAATATGA
- a CDS encoding LytR/AlgR family response regulator transcription factor, which yields MMTCIILEDELPAQNLLRNFLNKIPDVKLIAAFQTALDANTFLKENNVDFLFLDINLPDILGIDFIKTIKNPPQVIITTAYPNYAVDSFELPTIVDYLVKPFSFDRFLKSIHKVEHIINRQEVKPNNHVFLNIDKTLHKILLSDVLFIESDRNYLTFVTQLKKYVFIDSLKTWNSKLTDDFIQIHKSYIINVNHIDKIAGNEISMGEIKIPIGRTFKPNFMKKFNS from the coding sequence ATGATGACTTGTATTATTCTTGAAGACGAACTTCCTGCACAAAACCTTCTTAGGAATTTTCTTAACAAAATTCCTGATGTAAAATTGATAGCTGCTTTTCAAACAGCTCTTGATGCAAATACTTTTCTAAAGGAAAATAATGTCGATTTTCTTTTTTTAGATATTAATCTTCCAGATATTCTTGGAATTGATTTTATCAAAACAATTAAAAATCCACCACAAGTTATAATTACCACAGCGTATCCTAATTATGCAGTTGATAGTTTCGAGCTTCCGACTATTGTAGATTACTTGGTAAAACCATTTTCATTCGATCGTTTTTTAAAATCGATTCACAAGGTTGAACACATTATTAATAGACAAGAAGTGAAACCAAATAATCATGTATTCTTAAATATTGATAAAACCTTACATAAGATTTTACTTAGTGATGTTCTTTTTATAGAATCGGATAGGAACTATCTCACCTTTGTAACCCAACTCAAGAAATACGTTTTTATCGACTCATTAAAAACCTGGAATTCCAAATTGACTGATGATTTTATTCAAATTCATAAGTCTTACATTATTAATGTAAATCATATTGATAAAATTGCTGGAAATGAAATTAGCATGGGTGAAATTAAGATTCCGATAGGAAGAACTTTTAAGCCTAATTTCATGAAGAAATTTAACTCTTAA